The following coding sequences are from one Candidatus Nitrohelix vancouverensis window:
- a CDS encoding ABC transporter ATP-binding protein has protein sequence MTIFKRVFSLLNPHRQALFWGSLFLIITTATNLAAPLYIKNLVDVVTSKKDTDLLDQTAMIIGLLFFIQLIASTVHNYLFDITEKRIITDFRKKLFNHLHQLSLNFYSKRRTGEIVSRMTNDVAAIEDLLTDLPATVLQQSIRLFGGIIIIIYMNWKLTFMILILTPFLVLFARTFGRKLKRLSKEIQDKLAVSTTIIEENISCIQIVKSFVREETEKNRFSDAVEDSFQSAKKRVIISSFFGPTIGFIAFITSLTLLWYGGHEVIKGNVTPGDLVAFILYATIIAGPMGSFARLYARLQEGLGSGERIFEILDQKGDILDPEHPIALPALQGRIEIKDLHFHYNKEQEILKGVSFSVEPGQMAALVGPSGAGKSTLVKLLHRFYDPISGEIKVDGHPLQDLQLNSYWTQIGIVPQETILFGGTIRENILYAKPGATHEEMENASRAANAHEFIMRCPKQYDTIVGEKGIRLSAGQRQRIAIARAILKDPRILILDEATSALDNESELLIQEALERLMKGRTSIVIAHRLSTIHKADQIIVLDQGAIKEQGNHEQLMQKEGLYHRLYTLKSLQTEE, from the coding sequence ATGACGATATTCAAACGCGTATTTTCCCTACTCAACCCACACAGACAAGCCCTGTTCTGGGGAAGCCTCTTTTTAATCATCACGACGGCAACCAACCTTGCCGCGCCGCTCTACATAAAAAACCTGGTCGACGTTGTGACCAGTAAAAAAGATACCGACCTGCTCGACCAGACCGCGATGATCATCGGACTCCTGTTCTTCATTCAACTCATCGCATCCACCGTACACAACTATCTCTTCGATATTACAGAGAAACGCATCATCACCGATTTCCGCAAGAAGCTATTCAACCATTTGCATCAACTGTCCCTGAATTTCTATTCGAAACGACGCACCGGAGAAATCGTATCGCGCATGACCAACGACGTCGCCGCCATCGAAGACCTGCTGACCGATCTGCCCGCTACCGTCCTGCAACAATCCATACGCCTGTTCGGCGGCATCATTATCATTATCTATATGAACTGGAAACTCACCTTCATGATACTGATCCTGACTCCGTTCCTCGTCCTGTTTGCCCGCACCTTCGGGCGCAAGCTCAAGCGCCTGTCGAAAGAGATCCAGGACAAACTCGCCGTCTCCACCACCATCATCGAAGAAAACATTTCATGCATTCAGATCGTTAAATCCTTCGTCCGCGAAGAGACCGAAAAAAACCGCTTTTCCGACGCCGTTGAAGACAGCTTTCAAAGCGCCAAGAAACGCGTCATCATCTCCTCCTTCTTTGGCCCGACCATAGGCTTCATCGCCTTCATCACATCGCTCACACTCTTATGGTATGGAGGACATGAAGTCATTAAGGGCAACGTCACCCCAGGCGACCTCGTCGCCTTCATACTCTATGCAACAATCATTGCAGGCCCGATGGGAAGTTTTGCCCGGCTCTACGCCCGACTGCAAGAAGGACTCGGTTCAGGAGAACGCATCTTTGAGATACTCGATCAGAAAGGCGACATCCTCGACCCCGAACACCCCATCGCCCTGCCCGCCCTGCAAGGACGCATCGAAATCAAGGACCTGCACTTCCACTACAATAAAGAGCAGGAAATCCTCAAAGGAGTCAGCTTCAGCGTCGAACCCGGTCAGATGGCCGCCCTCGTCGGCCCCAGCGGCGCAGGCAAAAGCACCCTCGTCAAATTACTACATCGCTTCTACGACCCCATCTCCGGAGAAATCAAAGTCGACGGACACCCATTACAAGACCTGCAACTCAACAGCTACTGGACACAGATCGGCATCGTCCCGCAAGAAACCATCCTGTTCGGCGGAACCATCCGGGAAAATATCCTCTACGCCAAACCCGGAGCCACCCACGAAGAAATGGAAAACGCATCCCGCGCCGCAAACGCCCATGAATTCATCATGCGCTGTCCCAAGCAATACGACACAATAGTCGGAGAAAAAGGCATCCGCCTCTCCGCCGGGCAACGCCAGCGAATCGCCATCGCCCGCGCCATACTCAAAGATCCACGCATATTGATACTCGATGAAGCCACCTCAGCCCTCGACAACGAATCCGAGCTACTCATACAAGAAGCCCTCGAAAGACTGATGAAAGGCAGAACCTCCATCGTCATCGCCCATCGATTATCGACCATTCATAAAGCCGATCAGATCATCGTGCTCGACCAAGGCGCTATAAAAGAACAAGGAAACCACGAACAATTGATGCAAAAAGAAGGACTTTACCACCGACTCTACACCCTGAAAAGCCTTCAAACAGAAGAATAA
- the ubiA gene encoding UbiA family prenyltransferase, translating to MAGKLQSILRDIKLPHTIFALPFAVMSAFLAAEGLPEWGQLFWIVMAMVGGRSAAMAFNRIVDARFDAKNPRTEKRALPAGEVDKRSYLIFLVASSLLLVYASYRLNSLAFYLSPVALAIVFSYSLAKRFTAYSHVWLGFAISVAPVGAWVAIREEISLVSLVLAAAVVFWLAGFDIIYSCLDAEFDRTHGLHSVPQRFGVALALRLSFASHALMVLFLIALSFVPLLGWMYLLGVLATAALLWYEHSLVRADDLSKVNMAFFNVNGCVSLLLMFVVIADCL from the coding sequence ATGGCGGGGAAATTACAGTCCATATTGCGCGACATTAAATTGCCGCACACGATTTTCGCCTTGCCCTTTGCGGTGATGAGCGCCTTTCTTGCGGCGGAGGGGTTGCCGGAGTGGGGTCAGTTGTTCTGGATCGTCATGGCGATGGTGGGGGGGCGTAGCGCGGCGATGGCATTCAACCGGATTGTCGACGCGCGCTTTGACGCTAAAAATCCTCGCACTGAAAAACGCGCTCTGCCTGCGGGCGAGGTGGACAAGAGGTCTTACCTGATTTTTCTGGTCGCTTCGTCGTTGCTACTGGTGTATGCGAGTTATCGGTTGAACTCTCTTGCCTTCTATCTTTCTCCTGTGGCTCTGGCAATTGTTTTTTCATATTCTCTGGCGAAACGTTTCACGGCTTATTCTCATGTCTGGCTTGGCTTCGCGATATCGGTCGCGCCTGTGGGGGCCTGGGTTGCTATCCGCGAGGAAATTTCTCTGGTGTCTCTCGTGCTGGCGGCGGCGGTGGTGTTCTGGCTTGCGGGATTTGATATCATCTACTCTTGTCTTGATGCGGAATTTGACCGGACTCATGGTTTGCACTCGGTTCCTCAGCGTTTCGGCGTCGCTCTTGCGCTTCGTTTGTCCTTTGCGTCGCATGCCTTGATGGTTTTGTTTTTGATCGCCTTGAGTTTTGTTCCTCTATTGGGTTGGATGTATCTGCTGGGCGTACTGGCAACGGCGGCTTTGTTATGGTATGAACATTCTCTGGTGAGGGCGGATGATCTTTCCAAAGTGAATATGGCTTTCTTTAATGTGAACGGATGCGTTAGCCTGTTATTGATGTTTGTGGTGATTGCGGATTGTCTGTGA
- the mqnE gene encoding aminofutalosine synthase MqnE has product MLFEFEDKALEPIAEKTRRGERLSFDDGVALWNSPDLLGVGYLANMVRERMHGDRTYFIHNRHINHTNICVNSCQFCAFGVKEDDPTAYTKSLDVIFEDAENYRGGKVSEFHIVGGLHPDLPIEYYLDMLSGLKDRFPEVHIQAFTAVELEYLAKIAGMGLRETIVLLREKGLGSVPGGGAEIFSNKVRRKICNEKTGADDWLGVHRTVHEVGMKSNATMLYGHLESAEDRTDHLIQLRELQDQTNGFLTFIPLAFHPENTNLSFLKTTPGQLDLKALAISRLMLDNFPHVKAFWIMITPKIAQLALSYGADDMDGTVVEEKITHAAGAVTDQIFQKDTIIDMIREAGREPVERDTLYEEFKVLGCVA; this is encoded by the coding sequence ATGCTATTTGAATTTGAAGACAAGGCTTTGGAGCCTATTGCGGAAAAGACGCGACGGGGTGAACGACTTTCGTTTGACGATGGCGTGGCGTTGTGGAATTCGCCGGACCTTCTGGGCGTGGGTTATCTTGCCAACATGGTTCGCGAGCGTATGCATGGCGACAGGACGTATTTTATTCATAACCGTCATATCAACCACACGAATATCTGCGTCAACAGTTGCCAGTTCTGCGCGTTTGGCGTTAAAGAGGACGACCCGACGGCTTACACGAAATCTCTCGACGTGATTTTTGAGGATGCGGAAAATTATCGCGGCGGCAAGGTCAGCGAGTTTCATATTGTCGGCGGTCTTCACCCGGATCTTCCTATTGAGTATTATCTCGATATGTTGTCGGGTTTGAAGGATCGTTTCCCCGAGGTTCATATACAAGCCTTCACTGCGGTGGAGCTGGAGTATCTGGCGAAGATTGCGGGCATGGGTTTGCGTGAGACGATCGTGTTGTTACGCGAAAAGGGCCTTGGCTCGGTGCCGGGCGGCGGGGCTGAAATTTTTTCGAACAAGGTTCGCCGAAAAATCTGTAACGAAAAAACCGGTGCGGATGACTGGCTGGGCGTTCATCGCACGGTTCACGAAGTGGGAATGAAGAGCAATGCGACGATGCTCTACGGTCATTTGGAATCGGCAGAAGATCGCACCGATCATTTGATTCAGTTGCGCGAGTTGCAGGATCAGACAAACGGTTTTCTGACGTTCATTCCTCTGGCATTTCATCCTGAAAATACCAATCTGTCTTTTTTGAAGACAACGCCGGGCCAACTGGATTTGAAGGCGCTGGCGATTTCTCGTTTGATGCTGGATAATTTCCCGCATGTCAAGGCATTCTGGATCATGATCACTCCGAAGATCGCGCAACTTGCCTTGTCTTATGGCGCGGATGATATGGATGGTACGGTGGTCGAGGAGAAGATCACGCATGCGGCTGGCGCGGTGACGGATCAGATTTTTCAGAAAGATACGATCATTGATATGATTCGCGAAGCGGGACGCGAACCTGTGGAGCGGGATACGCTTTATGAAGAGTTTAAAGTGTTGGGCTGTGTTGCATAA
- a CDS encoding response regulator produces the protein MSYDSKKVLVVDDSAVMRQIIKNTLKQLGFGAGNLTEAEDGAAGLKKLEENGVDLVISDWNMPKMTGIEFLKAVRGSASLKGTNFIMVTSEADKEKIMEAVQAGVNQYIVKPFNAKQLEEKISAIKF, from the coding sequence ATGTCATACGATAGCAAGAAAGTTCTGGTTGTCGACGATTCGGCTGTAATGCGGCAGATTATAAAAAACACATTGAAGCAACTGGGATTCGGCGCAGGAAATTTGACTGAGGCTGAGGATGGGGCCGCGGGCTTGAAAAAACTGGAGGAAAACGGCGTTGATCTTGTTATTTCAGATTGGAACATGCCGAAAATGACCGGTATTGAATTCTTAAAGGCGGTACGCGGTAGCGCGAGTTTGAAGGGCACCAATTTTATCATGGTCACTTCAGAAGCAGATAAGGAAAAGATCATGGAAGCGGTTCAAGCGGGCGTCAATCAATACATTGTGAAGCCGTTCAACGCCAAGCAACTTGAAGAAAAAATTTCTGCAATCAAATTTTAG
- a CDS encoding chemotaxis protein CheX translates to MVDLQMKDGVIPSELSECVKGSVISIFNTIMGNDPTYHEVTETKKLGDGVVGIISFVGDMNWLLMLTLPKDSAEKYALKFVGFDISYDSEDMGGVVAELANCLAGDIVARLGKINVKASMSLPTVMRGQNVEPILPRGTPTCQQLFSLPEGEMLLKLAGAKPGETLGRIPGT, encoded by the coding sequence ATGGTTGATCTTCAAATGAAAGATGGCGTTATTCCCAGCGAACTTTCGGAATGCGTGAAGGGTTCGGTTATTTCAATTTTCAATACCATCATGGGTAACGATCCCACATACCATGAGGTTACCGAAACCAAAAAGTTGGGTGATGGGGTGGTTGGAATCATTTCTTTTGTCGGGGATATGAATTGGCTTCTCATGCTGACCTTGCCAAAAGATTCTGCTGAAAAGTATGCGCTCAAATTCGTCGGTTTCGACATCTCCTACGATAGCGAAGATATGGGGGGAGTGGTGGCCGAGCTTGCAAATTGTCTTGCCGGGGATATTGTGGCGCGTCTGGGGAAGATAAATGTGAAGGCTTCCATGTCCTTGCCTACGGTCATGCGGGGACAAAATGTAGAACCGATTTTGCCGAGGGGAACTCCCACCTGCCAGCAGTTATTCAGTTTGCCTGAGGGCGAGATGCTACTGAAACTTGCAGGGGCCAAACCTGGCGAGACTTTGGGACGTATTCCTGGAACCTGA
- a CDS encoding chemotaxis response regulator protein-glutamate methylesterase has protein sequence MRKIRVLIVDDSVVVRKIVSDSLSVDPEIEIAGLAANGKIGLAKIQQVNPDVVTMDIEMPEMDGLQALAEIRKIYPKLPVIMFSTLTERGGEKTLEALALGATDYVTKPANVGSVSIAMQRVRDELIPKIKSFCSKAAGIAPPVASRPAPMTTQATFQARTPQTTVKSRIDIIAIGVSTGGPNALAELFPALDPAKIPVPIVITQHMPPYFTKLLAERLSSKSRIPVKEGAAGETLKPGEAWIAPGDYHMCLERKGTSVQITTNQNPPENSCRPAVDVMLRSVVEIYGAHTLGVILTGMGQDGLIGCQQIKKSGGQVVAQDEETSVVWGMPGFVTKDGLADKVMPLQHIAGEIMFRLKYGR, from the coding sequence ATGAGAAAAATCCGGGTTTTAATAGTAGACGATTCCGTAGTCGTACGAAAAATTGTGTCCGACTCGTTAAGCGTCGACCCGGAAATTGAAATCGCGGGTCTCGCCGCGAATGGAAAAATCGGCTTAGCCAAAATCCAGCAGGTCAATCCTGACGTTGTGACCATGGACATTGAAATGCCGGAAATGGACGGACTGCAAGCGCTCGCTGAAATCCGCAAGATATACCCCAAATTACCCGTCATCATGTTCAGCACATTGACGGAGCGCGGCGGAGAAAAAACTCTGGAAGCGCTGGCTCTGGGCGCAACCGATTACGTCACCAAACCGGCAAACGTCGGTAGCGTCTCCATCGCCATGCAACGGGTTCGAGACGAACTCATCCCAAAGATTAAATCATTTTGTTCAAAGGCCGCAGGCATTGCGCCGCCGGTCGCCTCCCGCCCTGCTCCAATGACGACACAGGCAACATTCCAAGCGCGAACTCCTCAGACCACTGTCAAATCGAGAATCGACATCATCGCTATTGGCGTATCAACTGGCGGTCCCAACGCGCTCGCTGAATTGTTCCCGGCATTAGACCCGGCTAAAATTCCGGTACCAATCGTAATCACCCAACACATGCCGCCTTACTTCACCAAGTTGCTGGCGGAACGCCTGAGCTCCAAATCCCGCATTCCGGTCAAAGAAGGCGCGGCAGGCGAGACGCTGAAACCTGGCGAAGCCTGGATCGCTCCCGGCGATTACCATATGTGTCTTGAGCGTAAAGGAACATCTGTTCAAATAACAACCAACCAGAACCCTCCTGAAAATTCGTGTCGCCCGGCAGTCGATGTCATGCTCCGGTCCGTCGTCGAAATTTATGGAGCACATACGCTGGGAGTGATACTCACCGGGATGGGACAGGATGGATTGATCGGGTGTCAGCAAATCAAAAAGTCAGGAGGGCAAGTGGTCGCACAGGATGAAGAAACCAGCGTGGTATGGGGAATGCCAGGTTTTGTAACCAAAGACGGGCTTGCCGACAAGGTCATGCCGCTTCAACATATAGCGGGTGAAATCATGTTCCGGCTGAAGTACGGTCGCTAA
- a CDS encoding NAD(P)H-dependent oxidoreductase, with amino-acid sequence MSFLIISASLNPDSRSRILANYARSVAQSRGMTVDFMDLEGLQLPLCDGHKAYEAEGVDALRARIESAQGILIASAIYHFSPNAAARNIIELTGSAWKQKVVGFLCAAGGKSSYMSVMSLANSLMLDFRCWIVPRFVYAIGSSFENDVLTDEGIKERVSLLIAEWERATRALNPEA; translated from the coding sequence GTGTCTTTCTTAATCATCTCTGCAAGTTTGAATCCTGACAGTCGCAGTCGCATTCTGGCGAATTATGCCCGGTCTGTGGCGCAATCGCGTGGTATGACAGTCGATTTCATGGACTTGGAAGGGCTTCAACTACCGCTTTGCGACGGACACAAGGCTTATGAGGCGGAAGGGGTGGATGCGCTCCGGGCCAGGATAGAGTCTGCGCAGGGTATCTTGATTGCGTCTGCCATCTATCACTTTTCTCCCAATGCGGCGGCGCGCAATATCATTGAACTGACGGGTTCGGCCTGGAAACAAAAGGTGGTGGGTTTCCTTTGCGCGGCGGGCGGCAAGTCGAGTTATATGTCGGTGATGAGTCTCGCCAATAGTTTGATGCTGGATTTTCGATGCTGGATCGTTCCGCGTTTTGTCTATGCGATTGGCTCTTCATTTGAGAATGATGTTTTGACCGACGAGGGCATCAAGGAGCGGGTTTCCCTGCTGATTGCTGAATGGGAGCGAGCCACCCGGGCTTTAAACCCTGAGGCATGA